A region of Salvia splendens isolate huo1 chromosome 17, SspV2, whole genome shotgun sequence DNA encodes the following proteins:
- the LOC121774004 gene encoding uncharacterized protein At4g14450, chloroplastic-like: MADSGNRKSSARRQSNRLQRRAPASLQIGPAPEWKAAIPLLSPLIQSPTSDDAALEVRSCSTSGTETSATAVAEKPVVVMKKWQHPAAPFGYEPAPFMPFVQIGVSERLG; the protein is encoded by the coding sequence ATGGCGGATTCAGGCAATAGGAAATCATCGGCGCGGCGACAATCGAACAGGTTGCAGAGGAGAGCGCCGGCGTCGTTGCAGATCGGTCCTGCGCCGGAGTGGAAGGCGGCGATACCGCTTCTGTCGCCATTGATTCAATCGCCGACCTCCGATGATGCGGCGTTGGAGGTTAGATCTTGTTCTACTAGTGGTACTGAGACGTCCGCCACGGCGGTGGCTGAGAAGCCGGTGGTGGTTATGAAGAAGTGGCAGCATCCAGCTGCGCCGTTCGGCTATGAGCCGGCGCCGTTTATGCCTTTTGTACAGATTGGAGTTTCTGAAAGATTAGGATAA